The following proteins are encoded in a genomic region of Paenibacillus antri:
- a CDS encoding ABC transporter permease, whose amino-acid sequence MEPAVTISPQRTKTERRRNWKTLVVEQRYLLLMLLPALLWAIFFCYLPMAGLYMAFVNYQPSLGGFWTKLFQSEFVGMDWFQYFFRNGDFYKIMRNTIASTMLTLVISFPVPILIAIALNEVRGALFKKTVQTVSYLPHFISWVIAANIIVTMLSSGGIVNDILKWLNLTDTSILFLQEGRYFWWIVALGNTWKEMGYNSIIFLAAISSINLELFEAAKVDGADRFQQIRYITLPHLKPTIVILLILALGGVLNAGFDQHYLLGNGLNQDFSDVLSTYSFRYGLQNSMFSYASAVGLFNSVVAFLMVVLVNYASKKLNDQSLF is encoded by the coding sequence ATGGAACCTGCGGTAACGATTTCCCCTCAACGAACGAAGACGGAACGCCGGCGGAATTGGAAAACGCTGGTCGTCGAACAGCGCTACCTGCTGCTGATGCTGCTGCCGGCCTTGCTTTGGGCGATCTTCTTCTGCTACTTGCCGATGGCCGGCCTGTACATGGCTTTCGTCAACTATCAGCCGTCTCTCGGCGGCTTCTGGACCAAGCTGTTCCAGAGCGAATTCGTCGGCATGGACTGGTTTCAATACTTCTTCCGGAACGGCGACTTCTACAAAATCATGCGCAACACGATCGCGTCCACGATGCTTACGCTCGTCATCTCCTTCCCCGTCCCGATCCTGATCGCGATCGCGCTGAACGAGGTACGGGGGGCGCTGTTCAAGAAGACGGTGCAGACCGTGTCCTACCTGCCCCACTTCATCTCCTGGGTCATCGCGGCGAACATCATCGTCACGATGCTGTCCTCCGGCGGCATCGTCAACGACATTCTGAAGTGGCTGAACCTGACGGATACGAGCATCCTGTTCTTGCAAGAGGGCCGCTACTTCTGGTGGATCGTGGCGCTCGGCAACACGTGGAAGGAGATGGGCTATAACTCGATCATCTTCCTCGCCGCGATCTCCTCGATCAACCTGGAGCTGTTCGAGGCCGCGAAGGTGGACGGGGCCGACCGCTTCCAGCAAATTCGGTACATTACCCTGCCGCACCTGAAGCCGACGATCGTCATTCTGCTCATTCTGGCGCTCGGCGGCGTCCTGAACGCAGGGTTCGACCAGCATTACCTGCTCGGCAACGGGCTGAATCAAGACTTTTCCGACGTGCTATCGACCTATTCGTTCCGCTACGGTTTGCAGAACTCTATGTTCTCGTACGCCTCCGCGGTCGGATTGTTCAACTCCGTCGTCGCGTTCCTGATGGTCGTCTTGGTCAACTACGCATCCAAGAAGCTGAACGACCAATCGCTGTTCTAA
- a CDS encoding SDR family NAD(P)-dependent oxidoreductase, with translation MRLIGKTAIVTGAGRGIGRGIAIEFAKEGATVIVATLVEEEGRQVVQEIADQGGRAVFVQVDVASEDSVRDMVRQAAEAYGGIDVLVNNAGITLFKPLLEATLEDWDAVMNIDLRGVFLCSKYVAAEMTKRGAGAIVNISSNHAKATLPDTELYAAAKAGVNGLTRSMALSLGKSGIRVNAICPGFTDTPHYRAWLESQGNAREIEQEVAWLHAGSRIASPSDIGKLAIYLASDEAEMVTGAEIVIDGGLSARLYHSRLC, from the coding sequence ATGCGGTTGATTGGGAAAACGGCGATCGTCACGGGAGCCGGAAGAGGCATCGGGAGAGGCATCGCGATCGAATTCGCGAAGGAAGGCGCGACGGTAATCGTAGCAACGCTGGTCGAGGAGGAAGGCAGGCAAGTCGTCCAGGAAATCGCGGATCAGGGGGGAAGGGCCGTATTCGTACAAGTCGATGTCGCCTCCGAGGACAGCGTGCGGGATATGGTTCGGCAGGCGGCAGAGGCCTATGGGGGGATCGACGTGCTGGTGAACAATGCCGGCATTACGTTGTTTAAGCCGCTGCTGGAGGCGACGCTCGAGGATTGGGACGCGGTCATGAACATCGACCTGCGCGGCGTGTTTCTATGCAGCAAATACGTCGCGGCGGAGATGACGAAGCGAGGCGCGGGCGCAATCGTGAACATCTCGTCGAATCATGCGAAGGCGACGCTGCCGGATACGGAGCTGTACGCGGCGGCGAAAGCGGGGGTGAACGGGCTGACGCGCAGCATGGCGCTCAGCCTCGGCAAGTCCGGCATTCGGGTGAACGCGATCTGCCCGGGCTTTACGGATACGCCGCATTACCGCGCGTGGCTCGAAAGCCAAGGCAACGCCCGCGAGATCGAACAAGAGGTCGCCTGGCTGCACGCCGGGAGCCGTATCGCCTCGCCCTCGGACATCGGCAAGCTCGCGATATACTTGGCGTCGGACGAGGCGGAGATGGTGACGGGCGCGGAAATCGTCATCGACGGCGGATTGTCGGCGCGTCTATACCATTCCAGACTTTGTTAA
- a CDS encoding nitroreductase family protein, translated as MAETNRPDDEVREARPTAYEVHPNVLQRWSPRAFDEREVPEELLFGLFEAARYAPSANNEQPWRYVLARTKEDREAFYEFINEGNRSWCERAPALALLAAKKTSTRNGNPMRTYAFDAGASWATLALEATNKGLVTHAMGGFDAAKAKEALGFTDDYEPMIVIAIGYRGDPAVLTEGQREREKPSPRKPLSEIVHEGKFTGE; from the coding sequence ATGGCAGAGACGAACCGTCCGGACGACGAGGTGCGGGAAGCGCGGCCGACCGCATACGAGGTTCATCCGAACGTGCTGCAGCGTTGGTCCCCCCGCGCGTTCGACGAGCGGGAGGTGCCGGAAGAGCTTCTGTTCGGTCTGTTCGAAGCGGCGCGGTACGCGCCGTCGGCGAACAACGAGCAGCCTTGGCGTTATGTCCTCGCTCGAACGAAAGAGGATCGTGAGGCGTTCTACGAATTCATTAACGAAGGGAATCGGAGCTGGTGCGAACGCGCGCCCGCGTTGGCGCTGCTCGCGGCGAAGAAGACGTCGACGCGCAACGGCAACCCGATGCGCACGTATGCGTTCGACGCCGGAGCGTCCTGGGCGACGCTGGCGCTCGAGGCCACGAACAAAGGGCTTGTCACGCACGCGATGGGCGGCTTCGACGCCGCTAAGGCGAAGGAGGCGCTCGGCTTCACCGACGACTACGAGCCGATGATCGTCATCGCGATCGGCTACCGCGGCGATCCCGCCGTCTTGACCGAGGGACAGCGCGAGCGGGAGAAGCCGTCGCCGCGCAAGCCGCTGAGCGAGATCGTGCACGAAGGGAAGTTCACGGGAGAATAG
- a CDS encoding aldo/keto reductase family protein produces the protein MNYRKLGGTGLKVSEISLGSWLTYGGYVERENAVNAIKTAYDLGINFFDTANVYERGAAEEVVGETLRAYPHESYVLATKVFWPMGDGPNDRGLSRKHVIEQANASLKRLGLDYVDIYYCHRHDPETPLYETLRAIDDLVRQGKVLYVGVSEWQASQIAEALGTADKYLLDRIVVNQPVYNMFNRYIEKEIIPLSERSGIGQVVFSPLAQGLLTGKYTSATDVPADSRAAKLEWMRNGITEEKLAKVRQLEGIAKELDISVGNLALAWILRQPNVASALVGASRPEQVVENAKASGIKLEADVLERIEAILA, from the coding sequence ATGAATTACAGAAAGCTAGGCGGCACCGGCCTGAAGGTGAGCGAGATCAGCTTGGGGAGCTGGCTTACATATGGGGGCTACGTCGAACGGGAGAACGCGGTCAACGCGATCAAGACGGCGTACGACCTCGGTATTAACTTCTTCGATACGGCGAACGTATACGAGCGAGGCGCCGCGGAAGAGGTCGTCGGGGAGACGCTGAGAGCGTACCCTCACGAGTCGTACGTCCTGGCGACGAAGGTGTTTTGGCCGATGGGCGACGGTCCGAACGACCGCGGCTTGTCCCGCAAGCACGTGATCGAGCAGGCGAACGCGAGCTTGAAGCGTCTGGGTCTGGACTATGTCGATATCTACTACTGCCACCGTCACGATCCGGAGACGCCGCTGTACGAGACGCTGCGGGCGATCGACGATCTGGTGCGCCAAGGGAAGGTGCTGTACGTCGGCGTCAGCGAGTGGCAGGCGTCGCAGATCGCGGAAGCGCTCGGCACGGCGGACAAGTATTTGCTCGACCGCATCGTCGTCAATCAGCCGGTGTATAACATGTTCAATCGCTATATCGAAAAGGAGATCATCCCCCTCAGCGAACGCTCCGGCATCGGCCAGGTCGTCTTCTCGCCGCTGGCGCAAGGGCTGCTGACGGGCAAGTACACGTCCGCGACCGACGTACCGGCCGACAGCCGCGCCGCGAAGCTCGAGTGGATGCGTAACGGCATCACCGAGGAGAAGCTGGCGAAGGTGCGCCAGCTCGAAGGCATCGCGAAGGAGCTGGACATCTCCGTCGGCAACCTGGCGCTCGCTTGGATTTTGCGTCAGCCGAACGTCGCCAGCGCGCTCGTCGGCGCCAGCCGTCCGGAGCAGGTCGTCGAGAACGCGAAGGCGTCGGGCATCAAGCTCGAAGCGGACGTGTTGGAGCGGATCGAAGCGATTTTGGCGTAA
- a CDS encoding DUF1854 domain-containing protein: MAESFDIRILGPNDAYFSRNKGGVLQGVIDGKPYGELVVYRAFPFRYATEYISVRDAKGEELGIVRDIAELNEESVAELTKELQYRYFLPKVTRVDSVKFKSDLWLWELQTHLGPTRMAMRNLHEHLQYPGDRRVILTDLGGKRCEITDWQALDSHSRRQLEEVL, translated from the coding sequence ATGGCGGAAAGCTTCGATATCCGGATCCTGGGGCCGAACGACGCATATTTTAGCCGCAACAAGGGCGGCGTGCTCCAAGGCGTCATAGACGGCAAGCCGTACGGCGAGCTTGTCGTCTACCGAGCGTTCCCGTTTCGGTACGCTACGGAGTATATATCGGTCCGCGACGCCAAGGGCGAGGAGCTTGGGATCGTGCGCGACATCGCGGAGTTGAACGAGGAAAGCGTCGCCGAACTGACGAAGGAGCTTCAGTATCGGTACTTCCTGCCGAAGGTGACGCGCGTCGACAGCGTGAAATTCAAGTCCGATCTCTGGTTATGGGAGCTTCAGACGCATCTAGGGCCGACCCGGATGGCGATGCGAAATCTTCACGAGCATCTGCAATATCCCGGCGATCGTCGGGTCATTCTGACCGATCTGGGCGGCAAGCGCTGCGAAATTACCGACTGGCAGGCGCTCGACTCGCACAGCCGAAGACAGCTGGAGGAAGTGCTGTAA
- a CDS encoding carbohydrate ABC transporter permease, with protein sequence MLRNASLSDYAFNVLLYAFLSAVFVVTFYPFWNILVVSLNDATDSVRGGLYLWPREFSLESYRSIFRNDELLLSVRVTVLRTIVGTPLTVLAISMMAYSLSKRKLILWRPLTLFFIFTMYFGGGLIPTYMVIKSLGLIDTFSVFIFPGLIGVFLMILVRTYMEQLPGELEESAKMDGANDLAIFARIVLPLCVPVLATIALFVGIGHWNSWYDSYIYTYKPELKTLQAVLVKILNQFQTGAMVSEAEQLANSSKRIPVSGESIRMAVTMVATIPIVMVYPFIQRYFVKGIMMGAIKS encoded by the coding sequence ATGCTTCGCAACGCTTCGCTCTCCGACTACGCGTTCAACGTCTTGCTGTATGCGTTCTTGTCCGCCGTCTTCGTCGTGACGTTCTATCCGTTCTGGAACATTCTCGTCGTCTCGCTGAACGATGCCACCGACTCGGTGCGCGGCGGCTTGTACTTATGGCCGCGCGAATTTTCGCTAGAGAGCTACCGCTCGATCTTCCGCAACGACGAGCTGCTCCTCTCCGTCCGCGTCACCGTGCTGCGGACGATCGTCGGCACTCCGTTGACCGTGCTCGCCATCAGCATGATGGCGTACTCGCTCAGCAAGCGGAAGCTGATCCTCTGGCGGCCGCTGACGTTGTTTTTCATCTTCACGATGTACTTCGGCGGCGGACTCATTCCGACGTATATGGTCATTAAGTCGCTCGGGCTGATCGATACGTTCAGCGTGTTCATTTTCCCGGGCTTGATCGGCGTCTTCCTGATGATTCTGGTCCGGACGTACATGGAGCAGCTGCCGGGCGAGCTCGAGGAGTCCGCCAAGATGGACGGCGCGAACGATCTGGCGATCTTCGCCCGGATCGTCCTGCCGCTCTGCGTGCCCGTCCTCGCCACCATCGCGCTGTTCGTCGGCATCGGGCATTGGAACTCTTGGTACGATTCTTATATCTACACGTATAAGCCGGAGCTGAAGACGCTGCAGGCGGTGCTCGTCAAAATTTTGAACCAGTTCCAAACCGGCGCCATGGTGTCGGAGGCGGAGCAGCTCGCGAACAGCTCGAAGCGGATTCCCGTTTCCGGCGAGAGCATCCGAATGGCGGTGACGATGGTCGCGACGATCCCGATCGTGATGGTGTATCCGTTCATTCAGCGCTACTTCGTCAAGGGCATCATGATGGGCGCCATTAAGAGTTAA
- a CDS encoding response regulator transcription factor, giving the protein MNTIFLVEDEVVELELLQEHIAWEDMGLTVVGAARNGKRAWAQIQELQPDIVLTDVRMPIMDGLRLAALVQESFDWMKVVFLSGHDEFAYVKSALESGAVGYLLKPIDPGELANVMARVKDEVKKARLLRRSKQALIERQVETLLTADDPERRRSAWAELTGVEPAYRDRLFEGGVLTCADAASDSIDRLAREALEPIGDDVVVATSGEGERFIAISVSASNGSAWERLTAAFAERALRATVGVCDRASLLSDAPGMLAEARLAAECRFHDGLGRIYRSGDASLPQDAEQAGNPEEAEDDGIDDLPSKMNPRELPDLLAAIEAAFDRMAERRAPRAFVSERAAAWLRGLSAELEKYEDWPERGLGGFEAWRRTIETRQTIGEVKSYVVSLLRDVCEYVADKAQDRHAQIVTEVAAYLDAHYAEPLTIESLAGKVYLSPNYLRSLFKEKRGVTIHDYLTSVRLQRSLELLRDRSLKIKDVAGCVGYDNTSYFCSLFYKTQGVTPNEYRKKFL; this is encoded by the coding sequence ATGAATACGATCTTCCTCGTCGAGGACGAGGTCGTGGAATTGGAGCTCCTGCAGGAGCATATCGCGTGGGAGGACATGGGCCTAACGGTCGTCGGCGCCGCGCGGAACGGGAAGCGGGCGTGGGCGCAAATTCAGGAGCTGCAGCCGGACATCGTGCTGACGGACGTCCGCATGCCGATCATGGACGGGCTGCGGCTCGCGGCGCTCGTGCAAGAGAGTTTCGATTGGATGAAGGTCGTGTTCCTCAGCGGGCACGACGAGTTCGCTTACGTGAAGTCGGCATTAGAATCCGGGGCGGTCGGCTACCTGCTGAAGCCGATCGATCCGGGGGAGCTCGCGAACGTCATGGCGAGGGTGAAGGACGAGGTGAAGAAGGCGCGGCTGCTTCGACGTTCGAAGCAAGCGTTGATCGAGAGGCAGGTCGAGACGCTGCTGACGGCCGACGATCCGGAGCGCCGACGGTCGGCCTGGGCCGAGCTGACGGGCGTCGAACCGGCGTACCGCGATCGTCTCTTCGAGGGCGGGGTGCTGACCTGCGCGGACGCCGCCTCGGACTCGATCGATCGACTCGCGCGGGAAGCGCTCGAGCCGATCGGCGATGACGTCGTCGTCGCGACGTCCGGAGAGGGCGAACGCTTTATTGCGATATCGGTAAGCGCTTCCAACGGGTCGGCGTGGGAACGGCTGACCGCCGCCTTCGCCGAGCGGGCGCTCCGCGCGACGGTCGGCGTGTGCGACCGCGCAAGCTTGTTGTCGGACGCGCCCGGCATGCTTGCGGAGGCGAGGCTGGCGGCGGAGTGCCGCTTCCACGACGGTCTCGGTCGCATCTACCGCTCCGGCGACGCGTCGCTTCCGCAGGATGCGGAGCAGGCCGGGAATCCGGAGGAGGCGGAAGACGACGGCATAGACGACCTACCTTCGAAGATGAATCCGCGGGAGCTGCCCGACCTGCTTGCGGCGATCGAGGCGGCGTTCGATCGAATGGCCGAGCGGCGCGCGCCGCGCGCGTTCGTGAGCGAGCGGGCGGCGGCGTGGCTGCGAGGCTTGTCCGCCGAGCTCGAGAAGTACGAGGATTGGCCGGAGCGGGGGCTCGGCGGCTTCGAGGCGTGGCGCCGGACGATCGAGACGCGTCAGACGATCGGCGAGGTGAAGTCGTACGTCGTCTCGCTGCTTCGAGACGTCTGCGAGTATGTCGCGGATAAAGCGCAAGACCGGCACGCGCAGATCGTGACGGAGGTCGCGGCGTACTTGGATGCGCATTACGCCGAGCCGCTGACGATCGAATCGCTGGCCGGGAAGGTATACCTGTCCCCGAATTACTTGCGCTCGCTCTTCAAGGAGAAGCGGGGCGTTACGATTCACGATTACTTGACGTCGGTCCGCCTGCAGCGCTCGCTGGAGCTGCTGCGCGATCGATCGCTGAAGATCAAGGACGTCGCGGGCTGCGTCGGGTACGATAACACGTCTTATTTCTGTTCGCTGTTCTATAAAACCCAAGGGGTCACGCCGAATGAGTATCGCAAGAAGTTTCTATAG
- a CDS encoding TolB family protein, translating into MRSTTSILEMMDVDTGERTTLAAFDRLIEAPNWTRDGKLVYNCEGGLFSFDLETRVSDRIDTGFAAACNNDHVLSPDHRSVAISHHTAEDGRSRIYVLPLAGGHPTLITPLGPSYLHGWSPDGRTLAYCAERKGQYDIYTIPAIGGVETQLTNLPGLDDGPEYSPDGKRIWFNSTRSGLMQVWRMNADGSEPTRMTFEDSNNWFPHVSPDGERVVYLAYRTGDVAPGDHPPDKDVELRIMPSAGGPSRTLAKLFGGQGTINVNSWSPDGKRIAFVSYGSPSNA; encoded by the coding sequence TTGCGCAGCACGACGAGCATCCTTGAAATGATGGACGTAGACACCGGCGAGCGGACGACGCTGGCGGCATTCGACCGGCTGATCGAAGCGCCGAACTGGACGCGGGACGGGAAGCTCGTCTATAACTGCGAAGGCGGCCTCTTCTCCTTCGATCTCGAGACGCGCGTCAGCGACCGGATCGATACGGGGTTCGCCGCAGCCTGCAACAACGACCATGTGCTGTCCCCCGATCACCGGTCCGTCGCGATCAGCCATCATACGGCGGAGGACGGCCGGTCCCGGATCTACGTCTTGCCGTTGGCGGGCGGGCATCCGACGCTGATTACGCCGCTGGGCCCGTCCTACTTGCACGGATGGTCGCCCGACGGCCGGACGCTGGCGTATTGCGCCGAACGCAAAGGGCAATACGACATCTATACGATCCCGGCGATCGGCGGCGTGGAGACGCAGCTGACGAATCTTCCCGGGCTGGACGACGGACCGGAGTATTCGCCGGACGGGAAGCGCATTTGGTTCAATTCGACGCGTTCCGGCCTCATGCAGGTGTGGCGGATGAACGCGGACGGCAGCGAGCCGACGCGGATGACGTTCGAGGACAGCAACAACTGGTTTCCGCACGTCTCTCCGGACGGGGAGCGCGTCGTCTACCTCGCCTACCGAACGGGCGACGTCGCGCCCGGCGATCATCCGCCGGACAAGGACGTCGAGCTCCGGATCATGCCGAGCGCCGGCGGTCCGTCCCGCACGCTGGCGAAGCTGTTCGGCGGGCAAGGGACGATCAACGTAAATTCGTGGTCTCCCGACGGCAAGCGGATCGCTTTCGTCAGTTACGGAAGCCCATCGAACGCGTAA
- a CDS encoding winged helix-turn-helix transcriptional regulator has protein sequence MTIAKKASSYIPKTPDVIECNIEKTLDVLGGKWAFLVIRELFCGTRRFGELQRLIPAVSPRALTSTLRHLEDHGVLERHVFPTVPVTVEYKLTPKGHDLHKICHEMKLWAARWT, from the coding sequence ATGACCATCGCGAAGAAAGCAAGCAGTTACATCCCGAAGACGCCGGACGTCATCGAGTGCAATATCGAGAAAACGTTGGACGTGTTGGGCGGAAAATGGGCATTCCTCGTCATTCGCGAATTGTTCTGCGGAACGCGCCGATTCGGCGAGCTGCAGCGGCTCATCCCCGCCGTCAGCCCGCGGGCGTTGACGAGTACGCTTCGCCATCTCGAGGATCACGGCGTCCTGGAGCGGCACGTCTTTCCGACCGTGCCGGTGACCGTCGAATATAAGCTGACGCCCAAAGGCCACGACCTGCACAAAATCTGTCACGAGATGAAGTTATGGGCGGCTCGGTGGACGTAG
- a CDS encoding AraC family transcriptional regulator: MRKREGFDSEKILVLPESRIRELSSHPLLRPLFATDIGYFPHAKYHYRERPDGCDAYILMLCVGGAGWIQVGEEKRKEVGKYDVVVLPPGAKHRYGASEDNPWSIYWVHFRGESARDFVDLLPLESHTLQVSGRDAVRLIEWFQPCYELLSRQGYSLAHCLFANQQLQQLLSFLAMQRTPGGDDSSKETVERSIQYMMLHLGSNLSLRQLSEQANLSRSHYSAVFKRVTGASPLHYFTRLKMQQACTYLDLSAWSAKEIGAKLGYGDSLYFSRVFRKEIGMSPTEYRRKMKG; encoded by the coding sequence GTGCGGAAAAGAGAGGGGTTCGATTCGGAGAAAATCCTCGTCTTGCCCGAGTCGCGCATCCGAGAGCTGTCGAGCCATCCGCTCCTCCGGCCGCTCTTCGCGACGGACATCGGTTACTTCCCGCATGCAAAATATCACTATCGCGAACGACCCGACGGCTGCGATGCGTACATCCTTATGCTCTGCGTCGGCGGCGCCGGCTGGATTCAAGTCGGAGAGGAGAAACGGAAAGAGGTGGGGAAGTACGACGTCGTCGTGCTGCCTCCCGGCGCGAAGCATCGGTACGGGGCATCCGAGGACAATCCATGGAGCATCTATTGGGTTCATTTCCGGGGGGAGTCGGCCCGGGATTTCGTCGACCTGCTCCCGCTCGAGAGCCATACGCTGCAGGTGTCCGGACGGGATGCGGTGCGCCTCATCGAATGGTTCCAACCGTGCTACGAGCTCCTGTCGCGGCAGGGGTATTCGCTCGCGCATTGCCTCTTCGCGAATCAGCAGCTGCAGCAGCTGTTAAGCTTTCTAGCCATGCAGCGTACGCCGGGCGGAGACGACTCGTCGAAGGAGACGGTCGAGCGATCCATCCAATACATGATGCTGCATCTTGGCTCCAACTTGAGCTTACGTCAGCTCTCGGAGCAGGCGAATCTATCGCGCTCTCATTATTCGGCCGTGTTCAAGCGCGTGACCGGCGCCTCGCCGCTGCATTACTTCACGAGGCTGAAGATGCAGCAAGCGTGCACCTATCTCGACCTTTCCGCGTGGAGCGCCAAAGAAATCGGAGCGAAGCTCGGGTACGGGGACTCGTTGTACTTCTCGAGGGTGTTTCGGAAGGAGATCGGCATGTCCCCGACCGAGTATCGGAGGAAGATGAAAGGGTAA